One part of the Desulfonema ishimotonii genome encodes these proteins:
- a CDS encoding WYL domain-containing protein, with product MYFSDYLRGQSLAGLYRKEREWSDLYVTDLDRFFRPRLNSAVLKTLISALRRREVVMADYRKKDLEAGEQSLRSISPNHLVFADNRYHIRAYCHVKQKHLDFVLSRTDSSEIRSEDWVSSKEDHEWNRSVELSFQPNPDLPESVRQAIVKNYESDEAEMRKITCRQAIAFYIKRKFLAKSDKYQKPLWVLVKKRGVASVLYRLNISNKIRYKT from the coding sequence ATGTATTTTTCAGACTATCTCAGGGGGCAAAGTCTTGCCGGGCTGTACAGGAAAGAGCGGGAATGGAGTGATTTATATGTAACGGATCTTGACCGTTTTTTCCGACCGCGACTGAACAGCGCTGTCCTGAAAACACTGATCTCTGCCCTCCGGCGGCGTGAGGTGGTCATGGCTGACTACCGCAAAAAGGATTTGGAGGCAGGCGAGCAAAGCCTCCGCTCCATATCACCGAACCACCTCGTTTTTGCCGATAATCGCTATCATATCCGGGCATATTGCCACGTAAAACAGAAACACCTCGATTTCGTACTCTCCAGAACTGACAGTTCCGAAATCAGATCGGAAGACTGGGTCTCTTCAAAAGAGGATCACGAGTGGAACAGAAGCGTCGAACTCTCCTTTCAGCCCAATCCGGATCTGCCGGAAAGTGTCCGGCAGGCAATCGTGAAAAATTATGAAAGTGATGAGGCGGAAATGCGAAAGATAACATGCAGACAGGCAATTGCATTTTATATAAAAAGAAAATTTCTTGCGAAAAGCGACAAGTATCAGAAACCGTTATGGGTTCTGGTCAAAAAAAGGGGTGTGGCCTCAGTATTATACAGATTAAATATATCGAATAAAATCAGATATAAAACATGA
- a CDS encoding IS630 family transposase encodes MRKKRSLNIRTHIFMPEETETLKRYRDGQKDYRLKLRFIALLLIAGNTGTEIVAAAVGKDIRTVETWYGKYLTHGPDALNSFQYQPKRCFLSDDQLADMIAWVKKELPSDTKVICHYIREQTGIAYCQSAVAKLLKKNGLRRLRPKLIPGKPPSEKEQTDFIEKYEKLRKSAADPESGRVVIFCDAMHFVHQTVPATCWGDPSERPVLKANSGRQRLNIMGGYDPVTCKLIHETDEKNCDSEKAIIFFKKLLRTYPKASMIKVFADNATYFHARNTQEWLEKNPRISLYFLPAYAPNLNLIERLWRFAKGKLIRNTYYEKYKTFRCHVFRLLNNIHNYESELSSLMVEKFQIIRQ; translated from the coding sequence ATGAGGAAAAAACGCTCTCTGAATATCAGAACCCATATTTTCATGCCGGAAGAAACCGAAACCCTGAAAAGGTACCGTGACGGCCAGAAGGATTACCGTCTGAAACTCCGCTTCATAGCGCTTCTGCTGATCGCCGGCAATACCGGAACCGAAATTGTGGCCGCGGCAGTCGGAAAAGATATCAGAACCGTGGAAACATGGTACGGAAAATATCTTACGCATGGTCCCGATGCCCTGAATTCCTTTCAGTACCAACCGAAACGGTGCTTTCTGTCAGATGATCAGCTCGCAGACATGATCGCATGGGTGAAAAAAGAACTCCCTTCCGATACGAAAGTCATCTGTCATTATATAAGGGAACAGACCGGGATTGCCTACTGCCAAAGCGCGGTTGCGAAGCTCCTTAAAAAAAACGGACTGAGACGACTCCGTCCGAAGCTGATTCCGGGAAAACCGCCGTCCGAAAAAGAACAAACCGATTTTATTGAAAAATATGAGAAACTCCGCAAATCCGCCGCCGATCCGGAGTCCGGCAGAGTCGTCATTTTCTGCGATGCCATGCACTTCGTTCATCAGACCGTGCCCGCGACATGTTGGGGAGATCCGTCCGAACGACCTGTTTTAAAAGCAAATTCCGGGCGTCAGCGCCTGAATATCATGGGCGGATATGATCCCGTGACCTGTAAGCTGATACATGAGACCGACGAAAAAAACTGTGACTCCGAAAAAGCGATCATTTTTTTCAAAAAACTGCTCAGAACCTATCCGAAAGCCAGTATGATAAAGGTTTTTGCTGATAATGCCACTTATTTTCATGCCCGGAACACACAGGAATGGCTTGAAAAAAATCCCCGGATCAGTTTGTATTTTCTCCCGGCCTATGCTCCGAACCTGAATCTGATCGAACGCCTTTGGCGTTTTGCAAAAGGGAAACTGATCAGAAACACATATTATGAGAAATACAAGACGTTCCGGTGTCATGTTTTTCGTCTTCTGAATAATATACATAATTATGAAAGTGAGTTATCATCTCTTATGGTAGAAAAATTTCAGATAATTCGCCAATAA
- a CDS encoding DUF362 domain-containing protein has translation MSANHFFKKYGVNEKLNRREFLKQQAGAAMLLAGGTAGLSLPRSLWAAGTPDISVVTGEPGPATRKAIEMLGGMSAFVRPGNRVVIKPNMSFAHDTDRATNTHPDVVRELVAMCKEADAGRIRVLDHPLRNAEMCIEGIRKACGVFNEDMVYGLTRSKFYKPAKIVRGVDMKETDVMRDVSEADVLIAAPVAKSHGSAGVSLSMKGMMGLIWNRWIMHSRYDLHSAIADLASLLTPQLVVVDASRVLSTDGPSGPGKVLKAKTIIASADMVAADAQTVRMFEWYGRRFEPRQVKHIRLAHERGLGRMDVENLSVRQVAL, from the coding sequence ATGAGCGCAAATCATTTTTTCAAAAAATACGGTGTGAATGAAAAGCTGAACCGCCGGGAATTCCTGAAACAACAGGCCGGAGCGGCCATGCTGCTGGCAGGCGGCACAGCAGGGTTATCCCTCCCCCGGAGCCTGTGGGCCGCCGGTACGCCCGATATCAGCGTCGTCACGGGAGAACCGGGACCGGCGACCCGGAAGGCGATTGAGATGCTCGGCGGCATGAGCGCATTTGTCCGGCCCGGCAACAGGGTGGTCATCAAGCCGAACATGAGCTTTGCCCACGATACGGACCGTGCCACCAACACCCACCCCGACGTGGTCCGGGAACTGGTCGCCATGTGCAAAGAGGCCGATGCGGGGCGAATCCGGGTTCTGGATCACCCGCTGCGGAACGCTGAAATGTGCATCGAGGGGATCAGAAAGGCCTGCGGGGTGTTTAATGAGGATATGGTGTACGGGCTGACCCGGAGCAAATTTTACAAACCGGCAAAGATCGTCAGAGGCGTGGACATGAAGGAAACCGATGTGATGCGGGATGTGTCGGAGGCCGACGTGCTGATCGCCGCGCCGGTTGCCAAATCCCACGGCAGCGCCGGGGTAAGCCTCTCCATGAAGGGCATGATGGGCCTGATATGGAACCGGTGGATCATGCACTCCCGGTACGATCTCCATTCGGCCATTGCCGACCTCGCCAGCCTGCTGACGCCCCAACTGGTGGTGGTGGACGCCTCCCGCGTGCTGTCCACGGACGGGCCGTCCGGACCGGGAAAAGTCCTGAAGGCGAAGACCATTATCGCCTCTGCCGATATGGTGGCGGCAGACGCCCAGACCGTGCGCATGTTCGAGTGGTACGGACGGCGGTTTGAGCCGCGTCAGGTCAAGCACATCCGCCTGGCCCACGAGCGGGGTCTGGGCCGGATGGACGTGGAAAACCTGTCGGTACGACAGGTTGCACTGTAA
- a CDS encoding 4Fe-4S binding protein, translating to MTFQRIVQALSLGLFILLPGWVAFPLVSPLPATDIFLRTDPLVLIGTMLSSRTFIMALWPAGVILLLTAVLGRFFCGCLCPMGTTVDLADRLIPARSDRPAPTLRRIRYRLLFFILGAGMMGISFVFLAAPLSLITRLYSLILYPALCFLADSGLTALTPVADRLGIPSVTYLQIGIPRFAHPWITLILFGGIFGCAKKSRRFWCRYLCPAGAIFALFSTKPMIRRQVSDACVECGQCRKACPMNAIGDNPRLTDHRECIACETCVRVCPTDAVTFSTGPARGASSFSGERRQLIRAGLSGAGAAIITATGLPFRRSDNAPGQIHPPELIRPPGALPERDFLSRCIRCGLCMRVCPTNTLQPIALASGVSAFLSPVITPRRGPCEPRCNACGQVCPTAAITPLTPAEKIWAKVGTAHVLRDKCLAWAFGRKCLVCDEVCPYNAIDLKTVPGISGAVPFVDAARCAGCGFCEHFCPVQAGAAIVVEPMEALRLAGGSYAEKGREIGLNLSITKKGKDDAQSYGGPESGTGESYGEGSGLPPGFTE from the coding sequence GTGACCTTTCAACGCATTGTTCAGGCCCTGAGCCTTGGCCTTTTTATCCTCCTGCCGGGATGGGTGGCATTTCCACTGGTTTCGCCTCTCCCGGCAACAGACATATTCCTGCGCACGGACCCACTGGTACTCATCGGCACGATGCTCAGCAGCCGGACTTTTATCATGGCCCTGTGGCCCGCAGGCGTGATTCTCCTGCTCACCGCCGTTCTGGGCCGCTTCTTCTGCGGCTGCCTCTGCCCTATGGGCACCACCGTCGATCTGGCGGACCGCCTGATCCCGGCACGGTCTGACCGCCCTGCCCCGACCCTGAGACGGATCAGATACCGGCTGCTCTTTTTCATCCTCGGCGCCGGGATGATGGGCATATCCTTTGTTTTTCTGGCCGCGCCGCTCTCTCTGATCACGCGGCTTTACAGCCTGATCCTCTATCCGGCCCTCTGCTTTCTCGCGGATTCGGGCCTGACCGCCCTGACTCCCGTGGCCGACCGCCTCGGCATCCCGTCCGTCACGTATCTCCAGATCGGTATCCCCCGCTTCGCACACCCGTGGATCACCCTGATCCTGTTCGGGGGGATCTTCGGGTGTGCAAAAAAATCCCGCCGGTTCTGGTGCCGGTATCTCTGTCCGGCCGGCGCGATTTTCGCCCTCTTTTCCACAAAACCGATGATCCGCCGTCAGGTTTCCGACGCCTGCGTTGAATGCGGCCAGTGCCGGAAGGCGTGCCCCATGAACGCCATCGGCGACAATCCCCGGCTGACAGACCACCGGGAGTGTATCGCATGTGAAACCTGTGTGCGGGTCTGCCCGACGGACGCCGTCACGTTTTCCACCGGCCCCGCCAGGGGCGCATCCTCCTTTTCCGGGGAGCGCCGCCAACTGATCCGGGCCGGGCTGTCCGGTGCGGGCGCTGCCATCATCACGGCCACCGGCCTGCCCTTTCGCCGCAGCGACAACGCCCCCGGCCAGATTCACCCGCCGGAGCTGATCCGCCCGCCCGGTGCGCTGCCGGAAAGGGATTTTCTCAGCCGCTGCATCCGGTGCGGGCTGTGCATGAGGGTCTGCCCCACCAACACCTTGCAGCCCATCGCCCTGGCATCGGGCGTTTCAGCCTTCCTCAGCCCCGTGATAACGCCGCGCCGGGGGCCGTGCGAGCCGCGCTGCAATGCCTGCGGTCAGGTCTGCCCCACAGCCGCCATCACGCCCCTGACGCCGGCGGAGAAGATCTGGGCCAAAGTCGGCACGGCCCATGTGCTGCGGGACAAATGCTTGGCCTGGGCCTTTGGCCGGAAGTGCCTGGTTTGTGACGAGGTCTGTCCCTATAATGCCATTGACCTGAAAACCGTTCCCGGCATTTCCGGGGCGGTTCCCTTTGTGGATGCGGCCCGGTGCGCCGGGTGCGGATTCTGTGAACATTTCTGCCCGGTGCAGGCCGGGGCGGCCATTGTGGTGGAGCCGATGGAAGCCCTCCGGCTTGCGGGCGGATCTTACGCGGAAAAGGGCCGTGAGATCGGCCTGAACCTGAGTATCACGAAGAAGGGAAAGGATGACGCGCAGTCTTACGGCGGCCCGGAAAGCGGCACCGGTGAATCCTACGGGGAGGGGAGCGGACTTCCGCCCGGATTTACCGAGTAA